The following DNA comes from Streptomyces sp. NBC_00273.
TGCGGACCACCGTGTACTGGGTGACGTGCGGGCCCATCTCGCTCGGGGCCGTGATCTCGAACTGCACCGCCTCGTCACCGAGCTGTGGGGCCGGGTCGACCGTGACCGTGCCCTCGTAGGTCGTGCTCGGGCCCGGGCTCTCGAAGTACCGGCAGGCGCTCAGACCCTCGCGGACCTCGGCGAACACCGCCACTGCACCGGAGTTCCCGTACGAGGCGAGGGTGGAGTCGCCACCGTTGACGTCGTCCTTCCAGTTGAACGTCTGCACGGCCACGACCGGGGACGGGCGGGAGGGCCGCCGGGCATGGGCGGCTTCCAGCATCCGTGCGCACGCGGGGTCGGAGACCTCGGACTTCCGGTCCTTGCCCCCGGGCTCGCGGACGGCCACGGGGTGCCCGTAGGAGTCCGGTCCCTCCTCGGTCGGTAGCGCGGCCGCCACCAGCTGTTCGGCGGTCAGCGGGCGGCTCACGGAAGCCGCGGCGGAAGGCGACGCGGCCGAGGGGGATGCGGCGGGTGCGGAGGGCGTGGGCGCGGATGCGGGCTTCGAGGGATTCGCGCTGCAGCCGGCGACGGCCAGCGTGGTGAGGGCCACGAGCGCCGGCAAGCCGGAAGTCCGTCGTGCGACGCGTCTCGGCATGGTCGGCCCCCTGGAACGATGCGGATGATCAAGCCGAGGCTATCCGGCCCCGCCGCGCGTCACCAGGAGGTGTCCACGCCCCGGGCACCCCGCGCAGGTTCCGTGACCCCTCAGCCGGCGTGGAGGACGCGGAAGCGATCGGGTTCCGCCGGGTCTCGATCAACGACCTGGGTGGGAGCCCCAGTCCATTGCCAGACGCTGATGCCCGGCGTGCGGGAGAACCGGATCCGCCCACGGGTGCCTTCGACCGCCACGCGCGGCCAGGGTCCGCCGACGCGTGCCTCGTCCTCGTCGCCCCGGGCACGCAGCACGTCGGCGAGGACGACGACCGTGTCGTACCCCTCGAAGGCGACGAAGGAGGGTGCCCGACCCAGCTGCTCGCGGAGGGCCGCCCCGACCCGTGCACCGAGCGGGCCGAGACGTTCCGGCAGGTAGCGCAAGAACGGGACCGCGGCGCCGTCGCCGCCCAGCAGCGTCGCCCATGCGGGGAACTCCGGTTGCCCGGCCGGAGCACCGATCATGATCTCGGCGAGGCGGCGGTCCCGGCGGACGGCCTGGACGAGGGGCACGGCCGGCTCCGGGTGGCCGACGAGGAGGAGAAGGGCCGTCGCGCCGGACTCGACGAGTTCGTCGCACACCGCGGCGGGGTCGAGGGCGCGCACGTCGAGTTCGACGACGGTGCCGCCGCGCGGAGCGAGATACTCCCGCAGAATGCGGGTCCCGGACGCCCAGTAGACGCTCGGCTGGGTCGCTACGGCGATTCGACGGTGGCCCGCGCCGAGGAGGAAGTCCGCGTAGACCTGCCAGCCGTGGGACTGTGCCGGGGCGAGGCGCGCGACCCATGGCGTCGGCTGTTCGGTGAGCGCGTCGAGAACCGCTGACGAGCAGAGGAACGGCAGCCCGAGGGCGTCGGCCCGGGCGGCAGCGGCGCGAGCGACGACGCTGTGGTACTCACCCGCCACGGCAGCCACGCTCAGGCGAGCCAACTCGTCCACGGCCGCCGAGGCCCTCTGCGGATCGGCCGCGGTGTCCCGCACCACCAGTTCGAGTGGCCGTCCGCCGATCCCGCCGGCGTCATTGACCTCGCGAACGGCCAGTTCGAGTCCGGCGAGCAGGTGTCGGCCCGCCTCGACCCAGCCGGGCCGAGTCAGTGGAACGAGGGCGCCGATCCGGACGGACGATCCGTCAGTACGCTCCGTACCGGGCGGCGATGGTGGCGCATTCATGGTGCGGTGGCTCCCGAGCGGCGGTCCGGAGGCGGTGTGCCCGGACATCGGAACGAACATCATCAGTGGCGCCGAGAGTAGTCGAGCCGGAACGGGCGCGGGGATGCGGTGCGGACGGGAGGTCCTGGCCGGGCGGGCCATCCGGGCGGGGCGCAGGGCGCGTACGGCATGGCACCCGGGGCCGCGGCGTCCCGCGGGCACATGCTGGGGGCTCCCCGCCCTGGAGGAGAGCCGGTGAGTGATTCCAGACCGCGAGTGACCACGAGGCCGGCATCCGGCGGGGCGGCCGATGGCGTTCCCGCACCCGGGGTCATCGGCATCGGACTTGCCGCGGTGCTGACGTTCGCGCTCGCCCAGGGCTCGTGGCAGTGGTTCGCCACGTTCATCGGGGTGACCCTGCTCGCGGTGATGCTCGCCTTCCAGCGACGGGCGGAGTGGAACCCGGACATCCGCTCACCGTACGTGCGCGGCCTCATCGCGTACTCGCTGTCGTCGGCCTGTGCGTGGCGATCGCACTGGCTCCCCTCCTGCAGCGCCGGGCGTGGCTGTTCCCGATGCCGGGCACGCGCAGCGACTGCGTGCTGGTGGGCAGGTACGCCGCCCTCCAGGTGGAGGCCGCGCTCGGGAACCTGGCCGCCAGTGACGGCCCGGCCGTGGCGTTCGCGCAGGACGACCAGGCCCGCAAGGCCGTTGCCGAGTGCCTGGCGGCCACGACGACCCTGTGGCTGCCGGTGTACGGCGTGGGGGCGGCGGTGCTGGTGGGAGCGTGCGCGTGGTTCCGCGACCGGGCCGCCTCCCGGGCCCGCACCCGTTCGGGCCCCGTCGCTCAGGGGCCCGTCGGTTAGGCGGCGGAGGGGACGTGCCTCGACCGCAAGCTGATGCGTACGGCTCACGTAGAGGTAGAGAGGGACGAGGGAGTCACCCATGTGCACGAGGATCTTGTGGAACACCAACGGCCACGCCGTTCTCGCAGGCCGGACGATGGACTGGCCGGAATCGACCGAGCCGGTCCTGACCGTGTTCCCCCGGGGGCTGGAGCGCAACGGCGGTGCCCTCGGGGGCACCACCGTCGTCGGCGACAACCCCTTGCTGTGGACGAGCGGCTTCGGCAGCCTCGTGACGACCGTCTACGGGGCCGGTACGGCCGACGGCATCAACGAAGCCGGCCTCGCAGCGCACATGCTGTACCTGGACAGCACCGACCTGGGCCCCCGCGATCCCAGCAGGCCCGGCCTACAGATCGCCCTGTGGATCCAGTACCTGTTGGACTGCGCCCGCACCGTGCAGGAAGCCCTCGACCTGCTGGACACCTGCCAGCTGGTGCCGGTCGAGGTACGCGGCTTCAAGGCCTCGGTGCACGTGGCCCTGGAGGACGCGTCCGGGGACTCCGCGATCATCGAGTACATCGCGGGCGGGCGGCAGGTGCACCACGACCGCAGCTACACGATCATGACGAACGAACCCTCCTACGAAGAACAACTCCGTCTGCTGCGGGAAAAGGTGCGCGCCGTGCAGGGGCTCGGCCACGACCGGCCCAGCAGCGAGGTTCCCCTCCCCGGCAACGTGAACGCGGTCGACCGCTTCCAGCGCGCCGCCTACTTCGGTTCGCTGCTGCCCGAGCCGGCGGACGACCGGCAGGCGGTGGCCGCGATCCTGGCCGTCACCCGCAACGCCTCGGTGCCCTTCGGCGCGCCGTACCGCGAGGGGAGGTTCAAGACCTACAACACCGAGTACCGCACCGTCTGCGACCTCACCAGCAGGCGGTACTTCTTCGAGCTGGCGACCAGCCCGAACCTCCTGTGGGCCGAGATCGACCGCTTCGACCTGTCACCAGGGGCTCCCGTCATGACGCTGCGCCCCGACGGGATCGACCTCGTCGGGGACGTCTCGGACAGGTTCACGCGAGCGCCCGCGCCGTTCTGAAGGGCGCGATGTCGATCGGGCCTTCTCCTCTGCATAGGACAAGTTCATTGACAGGAGTTGAACGCACACCGACGCTGAGAGCGCTCTCATTCGTCAACTCATAGGCATGGGAGCGCCGCACCTCCCCCACTGTCAGGTGCCCCACGAGGAGGCAGATCGTGTTCCGCTTATCGAAGGTGCTGGCTTCCGGGCTCTCGGCGTTGGCGGTCGCCGCCGGCCTGATCGCCCTCGGTCCGCTGACATCGGCAGATGCCGTACCGGCGACCATCCCGCTCACGATCAAGAACGACTCGGGACGCGGCGAGCCGGTGTACGTCTACAACCTGGGCACGCAGCTGACGACTGGTCGGCAGGGCTGGGCCGACGCCAACGGTGCGTTCCACCCCTGGCCCGCGGGCGGCAATCCCCCCACCCCGGCGCCCGACGCGTCGATCACGGGTCCGGCCAACGGGCAGACCAAGACGATCCGGATGCCCAAGTTCTCCGGACGCGTCTACTTCTCCATCGGCCAGAAGATCGTCTTCAAGCTCAGTACCGGCGGCCTCGTGCAGCCCGCCGTGCAGAACCCCTCCGACCCCAACCGCAACGTCCTGTTCAACTGGTCCGAGTACACGCTGGGCGATGCCGGCCTGTGGATCAACAGCACCCAGGTCGACATGTTCTCGGCCCCGTACGCGGTGGGCGTGAAGGCGGCGGGCGGCACGGTCACGAGCACGGGCCGGCTGCGCCCGGGCGGCTACGACGCCGTCTTCGGCCAGCTGCGTTCGGCCGGCTGGGGCGGATTGATCCAGAACCGCCCCGACGGCACACCGCTGCGCGCGCTCTCGCCCGGTCACGGCATCGAGGCGGGCGCGATCCCCGCCGGCGTCATGAATGACTACATCAACCGGGTGTGGAACAAGTACGGCTCCTCCACGCTCACCGTGACGCCCTTCGTGAACCAACCGAACACCAAGTACTACGGCCGGGTCTCGGGCAACGTCATGAACTTCACCAACGGCTCGGGAGCGGTGGTCACCAGCTTCCAGAAGCCGGATTCCGACAGCGTCTTCGGTTGCTACAAGCTCCTGGACGCACCCAACGACCTGATCCGCGGCCCGATCTCCCGCACCCTGTGCGCGGGCTTCAACCGGTCGACGCTCCTGACCAACCCGGGCCAACCCGATCCGAACGGCGCCGACTTCTACCGTGACGCCGTCACCAACCACTACTCCCGCATCATCCACGGACAGATGGCCGACGGTAAGGCGTACGGCTTCGCCTTCGACGACGTGGGCGCCCACGAGTCGCTGGTGCACGACGGCAACCCCCAAGAGGCCTTCATGACGCTGGAACCGTTCAACTAGGTCCGTCCGGAGGCGGTGACCGGCGACGTGCGGAGAGGTGAGCGGCTGTAGCGGACGGTGCCCGTGCCCGAGCCGCAACGGATCACCATGCCGTCGTCACCTTCCGCATCCGTCCGGTCACCCCTCCCGTTCGCCCGGGTCGCCGCCTCGCAGGCGGCGTAACCTGGCTGAACCGCCACAGAACGCGCGTACGAGCGGCACGGTGCGCGGGCCGTGTGGCTCGTCGCGCCCACGATCCAGGGAGGCGGCGCGTGACCGATCCGTTCGGCTTCCTCAGGATCCCCCGCGAGGCCGTTCCGCCCCGCCCCGTCGAGCAGAGGCTCGGCGACTGGCGCGAGGTCTACGCGGGCCAGGCGCTGCTGCCGCTCGTCTCCCGGCAGGCCGACCGCTGCATGGACTGCGGCATACCGTTCTGCCACACCGGCTGCCCCCTGGGAAACCTCATACCCGAGTGGAACGCGTACGCCGCCCACGGCGACTGGCGCGCGGCGTACGAGCGGCTCCACGCGACCAACAACTTCCCGGAGGTCACGGGCAGGCTCTGCCCGGCCCCCTGCGAGGACGCCTGTGTCCTCACGATCAACGCGGACCCGGTGACCATCAAGAACGTCGAGCAGGCGATCGCGGACGTCGGCCTGCGGCGCGGCTACATGGCGCCCCGACCGCCGGAGAAGCGCAGCAGCAAGACGGTGGCCGTCATAG
Coding sequences within:
- a CDS encoding glycoside hydrolase family 64 protein — its product is MFRLSKVLASGLSALAVAAGLIALGPLTSADAVPATIPLTIKNDSGRGEPVYVYNLGTQLTTGRQGWADANGAFHPWPAGGNPPTPAPDASITGPANGQTKTIRMPKFSGRVYFSIGQKIVFKLSTGGLVQPAVQNPSDPNRNVLFNWSEYTLGDAGLWINSTQVDMFSAPYAVGVKAAGGTVTSTGRLRPGGYDAVFGQLRSAGWGGLIQNRPDGTPLRALSPGHGIEAGAIPAGVMNDYINRVWNKYGSSTLTVTPFVNQPNTKYYGRVSGNVMNFTNGSGAVVTSFQKPDSDSVFGCYKLLDAPNDLIRGPISRTLCAGFNRSTLLTNPGQPDPNGADFYRDAVTNHYSRIIHGQMADGKAYGFAFDDVGAHESLVHDGNPQEAFMTLEPFN
- a CDS encoding ABC transporter substrate-binding protein is translated as MNAPPSPPGTERTDGSSVRIGALVPLTRPGWVEAGRHLLAGLELAVREVNDAGGIGGRPLELVVRDTAADPQRASAAVDELARLSVAAVAGEYHSVVARAAAARADALGLPFLCSSAVLDALTEQPTPWVARLAPAQSHGWQVYADFLLGAGHRRIAVATQPSVYWASGTRILREYLAPRGGTVVELDVRALDPAAVCDELVESGATALLLLVGHPEPAVPLVQAVRRDRRLAEIMIGAPAGQPEFPAWATLLGGDGAAVPFLRYLPERLGPLGARVGAALREQLGRAPSFVAFEGYDTVVVLADVLRARGDEDEARVGGPWPRVAVEGTRGRIRFSRTPGISVWQWTGAPTQVVDRDPAEPDRFRVLHAG
- a CDS encoding linear amide C-N hydrolase → MCTRILWNTNGHAVLAGRTMDWPESTEPVLTVFPRGLERNGGALGGTTVVGDNPLLWTSGFGSLVTTVYGAGTADGINEAGLAAHMLYLDSTDLGPRDPSRPGLQIALWIQYLLDCARTVQEALDLLDTCQLVPVEVRGFKASVHVALEDASGDSAIIEYIAGGRQVHHDRSYTIMTNEPSYEEQLRLLREKVRAVQGLGHDRPSSEVPLPGNVNAVDRFQRAAYFGSLLPEPADDRQAVAAILAVTRNASVPFGAPYREGRFKTYNTEYRTVCDLTSRRYFFELATSPNLLWAEIDRFDLSPGAPVMTLRPDGIDLVGDVSDRFTRAPAPF